A genomic stretch from Bifidobacterium sp. ESL0769 includes:
- the recA gene encoding recombinase RecA — translation MAQQSKTAKGSKAKNAEPQANGEHGIDPRKQAALDTALKQVEKDFGKGSAMRLGDKPVQNVEVIPTGSLALDMALGIGGLPRGRIVEIYGPESSGKTTLALHAVANAQKAGGVAAYIDAEHALDPVYAKKLGVDTDQLIISQPDNGEQALEIADMLVRSGALDVVVIDSVAALVPKAEIEGEMGDSHVGLQARLMSQALRKMTGALAQSNTTAIFINQLREKIGVFFGSPETTTGGKALKFYASVRLDIRRIQTLKNGDEAVGNRTKVKVVKNKMAPPFKFAEFDILYGEGISREGSVLDMALQCDVVKKSGSWFTYEGDQLGQGRENVRQFLKDNPALTDEIERKVKIKYGLIPDDSKPEGDGEVSADDTANATEAGKGAPSSDSGAKA, via the coding sequence ATGGCACAGCAATCAAAGACTGCGAAGGGCAGCAAAGCCAAGAACGCCGAGCCTCAGGCCAACGGTGAGCACGGCATCGATCCGCGTAAGCAGGCGGCGCTCGACACCGCGTTGAAACAGGTCGAAAAGGACTTTGGCAAGGGCTCGGCGATGCGGCTTGGCGACAAACCGGTGCAGAACGTCGAGGTCATTCCCACGGGTTCGCTGGCGCTCGATATGGCGCTGGGTATCGGAGGATTGCCACGTGGCAGAATCGTCGAGATCTACGGCCCGGAATCTTCCGGTAAGACCACGCTGGCATTGCACGCGGTGGCCAATGCTCAGAAAGCCGGCGGTGTCGCTGCATACATCGATGCGGAACACGCACTCGACCCGGTCTACGCCAAGAAGCTCGGCGTCGATACGGATCAATTGATTATTTCCCAGCCGGACAACGGCGAGCAGGCGCTTGAAATCGCGGACATGCTGGTGCGTAGCGGCGCGCTTGATGTCGTGGTGATTGATTCGGTGGCGGCTTTGGTCCCCAAGGCCGAAATCGAAGGTGAGATGGGCGACAGCCACGTCGGTCTGCAGGCTCGTTTGATGAGCCAGGCGCTGCGTAAGATGACCGGTGCATTGGCCCAGTCCAATACCACCGCCATCTTCATCAACCAGCTGCGTGAGAAGATTGGTGTCTTCTTCGGCAGCCCGGAGACTACGACCGGCGGCAAGGCGCTGAAGTTCTATGCTTCTGTGCGTCTCGACATTCGCCGTATCCAGACCTTGAAGAACGGTGACGAGGCCGTTGGCAACCGCACCAAGGTCAAGGTCGTCAAGAACAAGATGGCGCCGCCGTTCAAGTTCGCCGAGTTCGACATTCTCTACGGAGAGGGCATCTCCAGGGAAGGCTCGGTGCTCGACATGGCGCTACAGTGCGATGTCGTCAAGAAGTCTGGTTCCTGGTTCACCTATGAGGGCGACCAGCTGGGGCAAGGGCGTGAGAACGTCCGTCAGTTCCTCAAAGACAATCCGGCTTTGACTGATGAGATTGAGCGCAAGGTGAAGATCAAATACGGTCTGATCCCTGACGATTCCAAGCCTGAAGGTGACGGCGAGGTGTCCGCGGATGATACCGCCAATGCAACTGAAGCCGGCAAAGGCGCCCCGTCCTCGGATTCGGGCGCAAAAGCCTAG
- a CDS encoding regulatory protein RecX: protein MRYRKYRTGAPTKRVPDDPADVDACREAALTLLDAAARSSGALIKRLVSKGYDPVVCEDVVARLVDVHLIDDEEYARSVVRSCAGRMLGFRGTIMELKRKDVDDRLAQRVASEAREQGVFEDAAWQLGRRVAAKTEGLEPQVRRRRFWSAGGRKGHDPEALRRVAHELFDNQDVV, encoded by the coding sequence ATTCGTTATCGCAAATATCGCACGGGTGCGCCGACGAAACGTGTGCCGGATGATCCTGCTGACGTGGATGCCTGTCGTGAGGCAGCGTTGACTTTGCTTGATGCCGCTGCACGTTCTTCCGGAGCGTTGATCAAACGCTTGGTCAGCAAAGGCTATGACCCGGTGGTCTGCGAAGATGTGGTGGCGCGTCTGGTCGATGTCCATCTCATCGATGACGAAGAATATGCGCGCTCCGTTGTACGTAGCTGTGCAGGACGGATGCTCGGTTTCAGAGGCACCATCATGGAGTTGAAGCGCAAAGATGTCGACGACCGACTTGCGCAGCGTGTGGCTTCTGAAGCCCGGGAACAGGGGGTCTTCGAAGATGCTGCCTGGCAGCTGGGACGCAGGGTCGCTGCGAAGACGGAAGGCTTGGAGCCCCAAGTTCGACGTCGTCGGTTCTGGAGCGCCGGTGGTCGCAAAGGCCACGACCCGGAAGCGTTACGTCGTGTCGCTCACGAGCTATTTGACAATCAGGATGTCGTCTGA
- the raiA gene encoding ribosome-associated translation inhibitor RaiA has product MDIVVTGRHMQVNQKFRDVVDTKMRRVTSIAPDAARAQIVVSREGNPRQADTAKRVEITIEAGATVVRAEASSSDEYSALDIALDKLTLRLRRVRDRRKSHRPTRKEQKTVDMGVVPIDEPINPEPTALQEPEEIAHPLSTDLGPGESVEVQVGDTPIVIRRKLHIAEPMTIDEALYEMELIGHDFFLFVNSETHRPSVVYRRHGWSYGVFEIDTAENVRKAQKAAKNKK; this is encoded by the coding sequence ATGGATATTGTCGTCACCGGACGTCACATGCAAGTCAATCAAAAGTTCCGTGATGTTGTGGACACGAAGATGAGGCGTGTCACGTCGATTGCCCCGGACGCCGCACGCGCCCAGATCGTCGTATCTCGCGAAGGCAACCCACGCCAGGCCGACACTGCCAAGCGCGTCGAGATTACTATCGAGGCTGGAGCCACCGTGGTACGCGCTGAAGCCTCGAGCTCCGACGAATACAGCGCCCTCGATATCGCGCTGGACAAGTTGACGCTACGTCTGCGCCGCGTGCGTGATCGCCGTAAGAGCCATCGTCCCACCCGCAAGGAACAGAAGACCGTCGACATGGGTGTGGTGCCAATCGACGAGCCGATCAACCCGGAACCCACCGCGTTGCAGGAGCCCGAAGAGATCGCGCATCCGCTTTCCACCGATCTCGGCCCCGGCGAGAGCGTCGAAGTGCAGGTCGGGGATACCCCGATCGTCATTCGCCGCAAGCTGCATATCGCCGAGCCAATGACCATCGACGAGGCGCTCTACGAGATGGAGCTCATCGGTCACGATTTCTTCCTCTTTGTCAACAGTGAGACCCATCGTCCGTCCGTCGTTTATCGTCGCCATGGCTGGAGCTATGGTGTCTTTGAAATCGATACCGCTGAAAACGTCAGGAAGGCGCAGAAGGCCGCGAAGAACAAGAAGTAG
- a CDS encoding DUF3046 domain-containing protein: MKEREFWQLLEEVLGRTYGRSLAHDQVLTALDGMTVVEALADGVEPRVVWNVLCDQLQIPDSKRWGKDHNAPPLPAK; this comes from the coding sequence GTGAAAGAACGTGAATTTTGGCAGTTGTTGGAAGAAGTGCTTGGACGGACGTATGGGCGTTCGTTGGCGCACGATCAGGTGTTGACGGCGCTTGACGGCATGACAGTGGTCGAGGCGCTCGCCGATGGTGTCGAGCCGCGCGTTGTCTGGAACGTGCTGTGTGACCAGCTGCAGATTCCCGATTCGAAGCGTTGGGGCAAGGACCACAATGCGCCGCCACTGCCTGCAAAATAG
- a CDS encoding Stk1 family PASTA domain-containing Ser/Thr kinase, with product MSEAENEPQTQLIDGRYRVLGPIADGGMATVYKAKDERLERVVAIKVMHTQLAQGPHRDQFVARFHREARSAAAISNPHIVQVYDSGTAGGRDYLVMEYVHGVNLRHEMNERGTFSVHETVRIISQTLDGLASAHRAGVVHRDIKPENILLNDRGRVQITDFGLAKAMSEATLSTTGMLLGTAAYLAPEMIENNIATPQGDLYSVGIMAWEMLAGQVPFTSDNPVTMVFKHVHEDVPALETVCPDIDPSISAFIGHLTARTVENRPADAVAALQELKTLSSRIGADGWQYRYIPSNQSTETARKGTTSPLVGTAAPPASAAVNTAPSHLAHNDGDVYQTEVPAPPAPASESNGISSNPAQPNPASASSQTSEPFSSASGVPTTPESSTYATTSAASSGASAFGATQAMQPGTYERQSAPNAATQAIAGRTLANDGTAAANNPTMTIGLMDAPDGDQSADLAGNSSATKTKPVKRSKLRKPVVITTIILALLAVLAACGVAWWYFLGPGSYYSVPKPEDLSCAKGSVCRITDVKWKPYESTLKVTGVPYEVSQQFSDKVAKGSVISTDPGNVGDHVSKRTKATFKVVVSKGVRHVTIPKDILDPSSVDGKKPMEALSQAGFTNIVHDENKDEYSEDLPAGAAKSVSPKPGTTIAHNSKVTLILSKGPMPVSMPDVIGRSKDDAQAAFNDAKLKPNYTEEFNDSVPAGSIISTSVKAGTQLHWGDKVDVVVSKGPETVTIPDVRGKNEGDAQKTLEALGLKVKISAPLGDLTHQVRFQSPDPGAQVRVRGNDGNPTVITLTVV from the coding sequence ATGAGCGAAGCCGAAAACGAGCCGCAAACCCAGCTGATCGACGGGCGCTATCGCGTCCTGGGGCCGATTGCTGACGGCGGCATGGCTACGGTCTACAAGGCGAAAGACGAACGGCTCGAACGAGTCGTGGCCATCAAGGTGATGCACACGCAGCTGGCCCAAGGGCCGCACCGCGACCAGTTCGTCGCCCGGTTCCACCGCGAGGCCCGCAGCGCCGCGGCCATCAGCAATCCGCATATCGTGCAGGTCTACGATTCCGGAACGGCCGGCGGACGCGACTACCTGGTGATGGAATACGTCCACGGGGTCAACCTGCGCCATGAAATGAACGAGCGTGGCACGTTCAGCGTCCACGAGACGGTACGTATCATTTCGCAGACTTTGGACGGGTTGGCAAGCGCACATCGGGCCGGCGTGGTACACCGCGATATCAAACCCGAGAACATTTTGTTGAACGACCGTGGACGAGTGCAGATCACTGATTTCGGGCTGGCCAAAGCGATGAGCGAAGCGACGCTTTCGACCACCGGCATGCTCTTGGGCACAGCAGCCTATCTCGCCCCGGAAATGATCGAAAACAATATCGCCACCCCACAAGGCGACCTGTATTCCGTGGGCATCATGGCTTGGGAGATGCTGGCCGGGCAAGTGCCGTTCACTTCCGATAACCCGGTGACGATGGTTTTCAAGCACGTCCATGAGGACGTTCCGGCGCTCGAAACCGTCTGCCCGGACATCGACCCTTCGATTTCGGCCTTTATCGGTCATCTGACGGCCCGTACAGTCGAAAACCGTCCCGCTGATGCCGTGGCCGCGCTGCAAGAGTTGAAGACGCTGAGCTCACGAATCGGCGCCGACGGCTGGCAATACCGCTATATTCCGTCGAATCAAAGCACTGAAACAGCCAGGAAAGGAACCACTTCCCCACTCGTTGGCACGGCGGCGCCACCAGCTTCCGCGGCTGTCAACACCGCACCTTCCCACCTCGCACATAACGATGGCGACGTCTACCAAACCGAGGTACCGGCCCCTCCCGCGCCTGCAAGCGAATCAAACGGCATATCTTCAAATCCCGCGCAGCCCAATCCGGCATCGGCGTCATCCCAAACTTCTGAACCCTTTTCCTCAGCTTCCGGCGTTCCCACCACCCCGGAGTCTTCGACGTACGCTACCACTTCGGCGGCTTCGTCCGGAGCTTCGGCATTCGGAGCAACACAGGCGATGCAACCGGGCACGTACGAGCGTCAATCCGCGCCCAACGCCGCCACGCAGGCCATTGCGGGCCGCACACTGGCCAACGACGGAACGGCCGCAGCGAACAACCCGACCATGACCATCGGTTTGATGGATGCACCGGACGGCGATCAGTCCGCGGATTTGGCAGGCAATAGTTCTGCCACCAAGACCAAGCCTGTGAAGCGTTCAAAACTACGTAAACCGGTAGTCATCACCACTATCATCCTGGCGCTTTTGGCGGTACTCGCAGCCTGCGGCGTGGCTTGGTGGTACTTCCTCGGCCCTGGCAGCTACTACAGCGTGCCGAAACCCGAAGATCTGAGTTGCGCGAAAGGCAGCGTATGCCGGATCACCGACGTCAAATGGAAACCCTACGAAAGCACCCTTAAGGTGACCGGGGTTCCCTATGAGGTCTCTCAGCAATTCAGCGACAAGGTGGCCAAGGGCTCGGTCATCTCCACCGATCCTGGCAACGTGGGCGACCACGTGAGCAAGCGCACCAAGGCGACGTTCAAGGTGGTCGTTTCCAAGGGCGTCCGACACGTCACCATTCCCAAAGACATCCTCGACCCGTCGAGTGTCGACGGGAAAAAACCGATGGAAGCGCTCTCCCAGGCCGGCTTCACCAATATCGTCCACGACGAAAACAAGGACGAATACTCCGAAGACCTGCCCGCAGGAGCCGCGAAATCCGTCTCGCCCAAGCCCGGAACCACCATCGCGCATAACAGCAAGGTGACGCTGATCCTTTCCAAGGGGCCGATGCCAGTAAGCATGCCCGACGTAATCGGACGTTCGAAGGACGACGCGCAGGCAGCGTTCAACGACGCGAAGCTCAAGCCGAACTACACCGAGGAATTCAACGATTCGGTTCCGGCCGGCTCCATCATCTCCACGTCGGTCAAAGCTGGCACACAGCTGCATTGGGGCGACAAGGTCGATGTCGTAGTCTCCAAGGGACCTGAGACGGTGACCATACCAGATGTGCGCGGCAAGAACGAGGGTGACGCGCAGAAAACGCTGGAGGCCTTGGGATTGAAAGTCAAGATTTCCGCGCCTTTGGGCGATCTCACCCATCAGGTCCGTTTCCAATCCCCCGACCCCGGCGCACAGGTCCGCGTGCGCGGCAATGACGGCAACCCCACCGTCATCACCCTTACCGTGGTCTAA
- the secA gene encoding preprotein translocase subunit SecA codes for MVDIVDKALRMGEGHQIKKLENVAKATNAHEDEIAALSDEELAGQTAKFKQRLDNGEDLDKLMPEAFATVREVSKRTLGQRHFDVQLMGGAALHWGNIAEMKTGEGKTLVATLPSYLNALSGEGVHIVTVNDYLASYQSELMGRIFRFLKMNVGCIITDQKPAERRKQYEADITYGTNNEFGFDYLRDNMAWEKNELVQRGHHYAIVDEVDSILIDEARTPLIISGPAEGGVTRWYRQFAKLVTKLTRDEDYEVDEKKKVVGILDPGITKVEDFLGIDNLYEPSNTALIGYLNNAIKAKELFLRDKDYVVTGGEVLIVDEHTGRVLPGRRYNEGLHQAIEAKEGVEVKAENQTFATITLQNYFRMYDKLAGMTGTAETEAAEFMNTYKLGVLPIPTNKPMIRVDQDDLIYRTKKEKLTAIIKDVAKRYKKGQPVLLGTASVESSEVVSSLLDVAGIPHQVLNAKHHEKEAAVVAVAGRKGAITVATNMAGRGTDIMLGGNVEFLADQKLKSEGYSADDTPEEYEKRWPGTLAEMKEQAKDEHEEVTKLGGLYVLGTERHESRRIDNQLRGRSGRQGDPGESRFYLSLEDDLMRLFNTQLVARVMAKGLPEGEPIESKSVSKGVRTAQKSVESRNFEMRKNVLKYDDVMNKQRKVIYSERQAVLRGVDIHEDILRFIDETIESYIKGANNGSDKPEEWDWDGLFSALKTVYPISVEEDDAKKKAEGLKGEKAVDAVKEFIVDDAKEQYSGYEDKIGADGLRQLERRVVLAVLDKKWREHLYEMDYLKDGIGLRGMGQRDPLVEYQREGFQMYNKMIDAIKEESIQLLFHVDIQQVAQTEDAEAETSAEDEAVDAAAQAAGVGSVDDGEAAESTATVASAPSDPDATDEDAEEADIAETEESDEGNPEPSIVGPEPMSHAEGKVPANKRPKAEELKSPWADGRTFPGTKKNDPCPCGSGRKYKMCHGQNEKK; via the coding sequence TTGGTAGATATCGTCGATAAGGCCCTCCGTATGGGCGAAGGCCACCAGATCAAGAAGCTTGAGAATGTGGCCAAGGCGACTAACGCGCACGAGGATGAGATTGCGGCGCTGAGCGACGAGGAACTTGCCGGACAAACGGCGAAGTTCAAGCAGCGTCTCGACAACGGCGAGGATTTGGACAAGCTCATGCCCGAGGCTTTCGCGACGGTACGCGAAGTCTCTAAGCGTACACTCGGCCAGCGGCACTTCGACGTGCAGCTGATGGGCGGCGCAGCTCTGCACTGGGGCAACATCGCCGAGATGAAAACCGGCGAAGGCAAGACCTTGGTGGCAACGCTTCCTTCCTACCTCAATGCGCTGAGTGGAGAAGGCGTCCACATCGTCACCGTCAACGACTACCTCGCTAGCTACCAGAGCGAGCTGATGGGCCGTATCTTCCGCTTCCTGAAGATGAACGTCGGCTGCATCATCACCGACCAGAAGCCCGCCGAGCGCCGCAAGCAGTACGAGGCGGACATTACCTACGGCACCAACAACGAGTTCGGCTTCGACTACCTGCGCGACAACATGGCGTGGGAGAAGAACGAGCTGGTGCAGCGTGGCCATCATTACGCCATCGTCGATGAGGTCGACTCCATTCTTATTGATGAGGCTCGTACGCCTCTGATTATTTCCGGCCCCGCCGAGGGCGGCGTGACCCGCTGGTACCGTCAGTTTGCCAAGCTCGTCACCAAGCTCACGCGTGACGAGGACTATGAGGTCGACGAGAAGAAGAAGGTCGTCGGCATTCTCGACCCGGGCATCACCAAGGTCGAGGACTTCCTGGGGATCGACAATCTGTACGAGCCCAGCAACACCGCGCTGATTGGCTACCTCAACAACGCCATCAAGGCCAAGGAACTCTTCTTGCGCGACAAGGACTACGTCGTCACGGGCGGCGAAGTCCTCATCGTCGACGAACACACCGGTCGTGTGCTTCCCGGCCGTCGTTACAACGAAGGCCTTCACCAGGCCATCGAGGCAAAGGAAGGCGTCGAAGTCAAGGCCGAGAACCAGACCTTCGCGACGATTACCTTGCAGAACTACTTCCGCATGTACGACAAGCTTGCGGGCATGACCGGTACGGCAGAGACCGAAGCCGCCGAGTTCATGAACACCTACAAGTTGGGCGTGCTGCCGATCCCGACCAACAAGCCGATGATCCGCGTCGATCAGGACGATCTGATCTACCGTACCAAGAAGGAAAAGCTCACCGCCATCATCAAGGATGTCGCCAAGAGGTACAAGAAGGGCCAGCCGGTTCTGCTTGGCACCGCTTCCGTCGAATCCTCCGAAGTCGTTTCCTCGCTGCTTGACGTGGCAGGTATTCCTCACCAGGTGTTGAACGCGAAGCACCACGAGAAAGAAGCGGCGGTCGTCGCCGTTGCAGGTCGCAAGGGTGCTATCACCGTGGCCACCAATATGGCAGGCCGTGGTACTGATATCATGCTGGGCGGCAACGTCGAGTTCCTCGCCGATCAGAAGCTCAAATCCGAAGGCTATTCCGCGGATGATACTCCTGAGGAATACGAGAAGCGTTGGCCAGGAACTTTGGCCGAGATGAAGGAACAGGCCAAGGACGAACACGAAGAGGTCACCAAGCTCGGTGGTCTTTATGTGCTCGGCACCGAACGCCACGAATCCCGCCGTATCGACAACCAGCTGCGCGGCCGTTCCGGACGTCAGGGCGATCCGGGTGAGTCCCGCTTCTACCTGAGCCTTGAAGACGATTTGATGCGTCTCTTTAACACCCAGCTCGTCGCACGAGTCATGGCCAAGGGCCTGCCGGAGGGTGAGCCCATCGAGTCCAAGAGCGTTTCCAAGGGCGTGCGCACCGCGCAGAAGTCCGTGGAATCGCGCAACTTCGAAATGCGTAAGAACGTCCTCAAATACGATGACGTGATGAACAAGCAGCGTAAGGTTATCTATTCCGAACGTCAGGCCGTGTTGCGCGGTGTCGACATCCATGAAGACATTCTGCGCTTCATCGACGAAACCATCGAAAGCTACATCAAGGGTGCCAATAACGGCAGTGACAAGCCCGAGGAATGGGATTGGGACGGCCTGTTCAGTGCTCTGAAGACGGTCTACCCGATTTCGGTCGAGGAGGACGACGCCAAGAAGAAGGCGGAAGGCCTCAAGGGCGAAAAGGCCGTGGATGCTGTCAAGGAATTCATCGTTGACGATGCCAAGGAGCAGTACTCCGGTTACGAAGACAAGATCGGTGCCGACGGGTTGCGTCAGCTTGAACGTCGCGTTGTGCTCGCGGTGCTCGACAAGAAGTGGCGTGAACACCTCTATGAGATGGACTATTTGAAGGACGGCATCGGCCTGCGTGGCATGGGCCAGCGCGACCCGCTGGTTGAGTACCAGCGCGAAGGCTTCCAGATGTACAACAAGATGATCGACGCCATCAAGGAGGAAAGCATCCAGCTGCTCTTCCACGTCGACATCCAGCAAGTTGCCCAGACCGAAGATGCCGAAGCTGAAACCTCTGCCGAGGACGAGGCCGTCGACGCCGCAGCACAAGCCGCTGGAGTCGGGTCTGTCGATGACGGTGAAGCCGCTGAATCCACGGCCACGGTCGCCTCTGCACCTTCCGATCCTGATGCCACTGATGAAGACGCCGAGGAGGCCGACATCGCCGAAACTGAAGAAAGCGATGAAGGCAACCCTGAACCCAGCATCGTCGGCCCGGAGCCGATGAGCCACGCTGAGGGCAAGGTTCCGGCCAACAAGCGTCCGAAGGCTGAGGAGCTCAAGAGCCCGTGGGCCGATGGCAGAACGTTCCCCGGCACCAAGAAGAACGATCCATGCCCTTGTGGTTCAGGTCGCAAATACAAGATGTGTCACGGGCAGAACGAGAAGAAGTGA
- a CDS encoding DUF308 domain-containing protein codes for MTSLKDSNNSDDKRDDADSSASSDAASSGKGSDHSTPSDAASVEDAWKQFEAEHADDLDDISSSRNAKRFEKHAKREEKKAFLSVEDITPDSFTDGFSSSSSSGKAHGPRDFEGKSWLDTVDDMDSLDDFTPPNPDLGHLNPVKVVFWALLIIGIVGLIAALFFRRFTTTLGIIFGLCALVGGVGLLSRHKGFRQTQTDYYDDGSRV; via the coding sequence ATGACTAGCCTCAAGGATAGCAACAACAGTGACGACAAGCGAGACGACGCCGATTCGAGCGCCAGTTCCGACGCCGCATCGAGCGGGAAAGGGAGTGACCACAGCACTCCCTCCGACGCTGCATCCGTTGAGGACGCCTGGAAGCAGTTCGAGGCCGAGCATGCCGATGATCTCGACGACATCAGTAGTTCCAGGAATGCCAAGCGCTTCGAGAAACACGCGAAACGCGAGGAAAAGAAAGCCTTTCTTTCCGTTGAGGACATCACGCCGGATTCCTTTACCGACGGATTTTCTTCATCGTCTTCGTCTGGAAAAGCGCATGGGCCACGCGATTTCGAGGGTAAAAGCTGGCTGGACACCGTTGACGACATGGACAGCTTGGACGACTTTACTCCCCCGAACCCTGACCTTGGCCATCTCAATCCGGTCAAGGTCGTGTTCTGGGCATTGCTCATCATCGGCATTGTCGGACTGATCGCCGCACTGTTCTTCCGAAGATTCACGACCACTCTTGGTATCATTTTCGGTCTGTGCGCCTTGGTCGGCGGCGTGGGCCTTTTAAGCCGGCACAAGGGGTTCCGGCAGACGCAAACGGATTATTACGACGACGGGTCGAGGGTCTGA
- a CDS encoding polyprenyl synthetase family protein encodes MQARVDNRVIDRRIAELCEKWMYRNNHSWEVTTNLQPTLEKVFNEGLAANSGGKRLRALLALTAFESYQKSPAPATNGSSKAITQNHKNHTNAVKINNLSQISSTVYNVPDAMLDLACAIEIYQTSALIHDDIIDDSPLRRGRPSAHVALQQENAPDNSGTGLALMLGNMLATASADIAANALKSPELQYADANLHTFLRMQRAVEIGQTLDLGAETISLEQPDELINASLNVFAWKTASYTTIAPLGLGLCAAGMAPEAAHQAAHDIGLPLGIAFQLTDDLLDVIGTSQTTGKPIGGDIREGKHTVLLADALKSSNKAESNKLIGMYRQPNRTDADVRAVLGLFASSGAIDISRKRIHDLWNQAKSAIEKTDIASTSRAELTAACARFIPDKLK; translated from the coding sequence TATAGGAACAACCATTCTTGGGAAGTGACAACAAATCTGCAACCGACTCTGGAGAAGGTTTTCAATGAGGGTCTGGCTGCCAATAGTGGTGGCAAGCGGCTTCGGGCATTGCTTGCTTTGACGGCATTCGAGTCCTATCAGAAGTCGCCAGCCCCAGCGACCAACGGTAGCAGCAAAGCTATCACTCAAAACCACAAAAATCATACAAACGCAGTCAAGATCAATAATCTCAGCCAAATTTCCTCAACAGTTTACAACGTTCCAGATGCCATGCTCGACTTGGCCTGTGCCATCGAAATCTACCAGACCAGCGCCCTGATCCACGACGACATCATTGACGATTCACCGTTGCGCCGCGGCCGCCCCAGCGCCCATGTCGCCTTGCAGCAAGAAAACGCACCGGACAATTCCGGAACCGGACTGGCGCTCATGCTCGGCAATATGCTCGCCACGGCTTCCGCCGACATCGCCGCAAACGCGCTTAAAAGCCCGGAATTGCAATACGCCGATGCCAATCTGCATACGTTCCTCCGAATGCAGCGGGCCGTTGAAATCGGTCAGACGCTGGATTTGGGCGCGGAAACCATCAGCTTGGAACAACCGGACGAACTCATCAATGCTTCACTCAATGTCTTTGCCTGGAAAACAGCAAGTTACACCACCATCGCTCCCCTTGGACTCGGGCTGTGCGCCGCAGGCATGGCTCCAGAAGCCGCCCACCAGGCCGCGCATGACATCGGATTGCCCCTAGGTATCGCGTTCCAGTTGACCGACGATCTTCTCGATGTAATCGGCACGTCGCAAACCACTGGAAAGCCCATCGGCGGGGACATCCGCGAAGGCAAGCACACCGTTTTGCTCGCCGATGCCTTGAAATCGAGCAATAAAGCGGAGAGCAACAAACTGATCGGCATGTACCGGCAACCCAACCGAACCGACGCCGACGTACGTGCGGTACTTGGCCTCTTCGCCTCAAGCGGAGCTATCGATATCTCACGCAAACGCATCCACGATTTATGGAATCAAGCGAAAAGCGCGATCGAAAAAACGGACATAGCCTCCACAAGTCGAGCGGAACTGACGGCCGCCTGCGCACGCTTCATTCCAGACAAATTAAAGTAA
- a CDS encoding lysophospholipid acyltransferase family protein, translating to MLYWFFVKGLGPIARWRMHPKGVGVENIPKTGGGIIASNHLAVIDDALIPLTSPRMIHFMGKAEYFEGKGIKGKFIKWWFTSVGVFPVDRSGGSKSLGALAHAREIIEDGHLFGIHVEGTRSPDGRLYRGHTGVAKLALETGCSIIPTAVIGSRKIQMPGQVIPSSGHTKVIYGKPIPVKKVDPDTITHEELRELTDHVMAEIAKLSGQEYVDEYAQTVKARMKKTREAKQIAAAK from the coding sequence GTGCTTTATTGGTTCTTTGTCAAGGGACTTGGTCCGATTGCCCGGTGGCGCATGCATCCAAAAGGCGTCGGCGTTGAAAATATTCCCAAGACAGGAGGCGGCATCATCGCTTCGAACCATCTGGCTGTCATCGATGACGCGCTGATTCCGTTGACCAGCCCGCGCATGATTCATTTCATGGGCAAGGCCGAATATTTCGAGGGCAAAGGCATCAAAGGCAAGTTCATCAAATGGTGGTTCACTTCCGTCGGCGTGTTCCCGGTAGACCGTTCCGGTGGCTCGAAATCGTTGGGAGCGCTGGCCCACGCCCGCGAGATCATCGAGGATGGACATCTCTTCGGCATTCATGTGGAAGGCACGCGTAGCCCCGACGGCAGGCTTTATCGTGGCCATACCGGTGTGGCCAAGCTAGCGCTGGAAACCGGTTGCAGCATCATTCCCACGGCTGTCATCGGCAGCAGGAAGATTCAGATGCCCGGTCAGGTTATCCCAAGTTCGGGGCACACCAAAGTCATTTACGGCAAGCCGATTCCTGTCAAAAAGGTCGATCCCGACACCATCACCCACGAGGAGCTGCGTGAGCTGACCGACCATGTCATGGCCGAAATCGCCAAGCTCAGCGGTCAGGAATACGTCGATGAATACGCCCAGACCGTCAAGGCGCGGATGAAGAAGACACGGGAAGCCAAGCAAATCGCCGCGGCAAAGTAA